Genomic segment of Aliarcobacter trophiarum LMG 25534:
CATCTGTTTTGATACCAATTCAGTGTGAATTTTTTGCATTAGAAGGTTTAGCTCAGCTTTTAAATACAATAAAACTTGTAAAACAGACTATAAATAAAAGTTTACAAATAAGAGGGTTTTTACCAACAATGTATTCATCTCAAAATAACCTTTCAAAGCAGGTTTTTGCTGATTTAGCACAACACTTTGAAAATAAACTATTTAAAATTGATGATGACTCATATGTTGTAATTCCAAGAAATATAAAATTAGCAGAGAGTCCTAGTTTTGGTAAGCCAATAATGCTTTATGATACATCATCAATTGGGACAAAAGCATATACAAACTTAGCAAAAGCGATTATTGGTTAAATTTTTTTAAGAGGAAAATAAAATGGCATTAGGAAGAGGATTAGGAGAACTTTTAGGTGAAGTTGAGACAGCATATGGTAAATCTGCTGGAAACTCAAATAGTGGAGTTAAGAAGATTGAAGTATCTTTGATTAAGCCAAATCCAAATCAGCCAAGAAAAATATTTGATGAAGAGAAACTTCAAGAGTTAAGTCTATCTATAAAAGAGCATGGACTTTTACAGCCAATCGTTGTTGTTGAAGATGAAGATGGAACTTATACTTTAATTGCAGGTGAGAGAAGATTAAGAGCCCACAAATTGGCGGAACTAGAAGAGATTAAAGCCATTATTGTTAGTGAAGATGAGTTTAGATTAAGAGAACTTGCATTAATAGAAAATATTCAAAGAGATGATTTAAATGTGATAGAGTTAGCTTTTTGCTATGCACAGCTTTTAAATGAGCATAATATTACTCATGAAGAGTTATCAAAAAAAGTTTTCAAAAGTAGAACTTCTATTACAAATACTTTAAGATTATTACAATTAAGCTCTTATGTGCAACAGTTTTTAGCCACAGATAAACTTAGTGCTGGTCATGCAAAAGTTATGATAGGTTTAAGTAATGATGAACAAAAAATGGTTTGTGATACGATTATTGGTCAAAAACTTTCTGTACGTGAAGCAGAACAGTTAATTAAAGATTTAAAAGATAAAGATGCACCAAAAAGAAAAAAAGAGAAATTTGTAAATAGTTATAATATTAATAATCTAAAATCATTTGTAGAATTTTTAAAAAATGATAAAATAAAAGCTAAAATAGATAAAAATTCAATTAAAATTGAA
This window contains:
- a CDS encoding ParB/RepB/Spo0J family partition protein; translation: MALGRGLGELLGEVETAYGKSAGNSNSGVKKIEVSLIKPNPNQPRKIFDEEKLQELSLSIKEHGLLQPIVVVEDEDGTYTLIAGERRLRAHKLAELEEIKAIIVSEDEFRLRELALIENIQRDDLNVIELAFCYAQLLNEHNITHEELSKKVFKSRTSITNTLRLLQLSSYVQQFLATDKLSAGHAKVMIGLSNDEQKMVCDTIIGQKLSVREAEQLIKDLKDKDAPKRKKEKFVNSYNINNLKSFVEFLKNDKIKAKIDKNSIKIEFNSQEDIEKISSYFKIQ